A portion of the Cellulophaga algicola DSM 14237 genome contains these proteins:
- a CDS encoding RagB/SusD family nutrient uptake outer membrane protein — protein sequence MKNNIKSILGLACLAVFAIGCEDDFLDEQSTGKIINANQLVDGVLLNPTLGEGSVTGIYATMFTTETGGTTSQQDFGQKGYDIYGDMLSSDMALSVSTFGWYRSRITEMQAGVDFTQQENYQVWRYYFRIINQANLVIDGLGGNDFVPENEELRHILGQAFAMRAHSYFYLTQFMINDVEASWNSETLPIYIEPGFIGNPKSTTQEVYALMEDDLTKAISLLDGYARPSKTQVNQSVAQTILAYVLGSRRDRWDDVVTLTNNALANTTASAMEADDSVSGILGGFNDVASQGWMWGVDLNEDIALGLVSWWGQMDAYSYSYAAFGDNKSIDLALYDSMPADDVRRGQFQNDPEEDFLLQPLNKFYDSDRQLFGSSQIVKADYIYMRYEEPLLLNIEALANSGQEGLARTALFNFVSTRVTDASFVNALNGQALLDEIYKQTRLELWGEGKSYLAMKRNKATIVRGSNHLFAVGQPIPFNDERLTFEIPQQELQDNNNITTQN from the coding sequence ATGAAAAATAATATAAAATCAATTTTAGGCTTAGCGTGCCTAGCAGTTTTTGCGATAGGCTGTGAAGATGACTTTTTAGACGAGCAATCAACAGGAAAAATTATTAATGCTAATCAATTGGTTGATGGTGTTTTACTTAATCCAACTTTAGGTGAAGGTTCTGTAACTGGAATTTATGCAACGATGTTTACTACTGAAACAGGTGGAACTACTTCTCAGCAAGATTTTGGTCAAAAAGGTTATGATATCTATGGAGATATGCTATCTAGTGATATGGCATTATCTGTAAGTACTTTTGGGTGGTATCGTTCTAGAATTACAGAAATGCAAGCTGGTGTAGATTTTACACAACAAGAAAATTATCAAGTTTGGCGTTATTACTTTAGAATTATTAATCAAGCTAATTTGGTAATCGATGGTTTAGGAGGGAATGATTTTGTACCTGAAAATGAGGAGTTAAGACATATTTTAGGGCAGGCTTTTGCAATGCGTGCACATTCTTATTTTTACTTAACTCAATTCATGATTAACGATGTTGAAGCATCTTGGAACTCCGAAACTTTGCCAATATATATTGAGCCTGGTTTCATAGGTAATCCTAAGTCTACGACTCAAGAAGTGTATGCTTTAATGGAAGATGATTTAACAAAAGCAATTTCGCTTTTAGACGGTTATGCTAGACCTTCAAAAACTCAGGTTAATCAATCTGTTGCTCAGACAATTTTAGCATATGTTCTTGGTTCAAGAAGAGATAGATGGGATGATGTTGTTACTCTTACAAATAATGCATTAGCAAATACCACGGCTTCTGCAATGGAAGCAGATGATTCTGTTAGCGGAATTCTTGGAGGATTTAATGATGTTGCGTCTCAAGGATGGATGTGGGGTGTAGATTTAAATGAAGATATTGCATTAGGTTTAGTTTCTTGGTGGGGTCAAATGGATGCATATTCTTACAGTTATGCTGCTTTCGGTGATAATAAGTCTATAGATCTTGCTTTGTATGATAGTATGCCTGCAGATGATGTAAGAAGAGGTCAGTTTCAGAACGATCCAGAAGAGGATTTTCTTCTTCAACCTCTAAACAAATTTTATGATTCTGATAGACAACTTTTTGGTTCATCACAAATTGTAAAAGCAGATTATATATACATGCGTTACGAAGAGCCTTTATTATTAAATATTGAGGCGCTTGCAAATTCTGGACAAGAAGGTTTAGCTAGAACGGCTCTATTTAATTTTGTTTCAACCAGAGTAACAGATGCATCTTTTGTAAATGCATTAAATGGTCAAGCATTGTTAGATGAGATTTACAAGCAAACTCGTTTAGAGTTGTGGGGTGAAGGTAAAAGTTATTTAGCAATGAAGCGTAATAAGGCTACAATTGTTAGAGGTAGTAATCATTTATTTGCGGTAGGACAACCTATCCCTTTTAATGATGAGCGTTTAACTTTTGAAATTCCTCAACAAGAACTTCAAGACAATAATAATATTACGACACAGAATTAG
- a CDS encoding SusC/RagA family TonB-linked outer membrane protein, whose product MKSKLTWILTPLLALMMSFSFAQEKTITGTVTDESGLPLPGVSVLVVGTTKGTQTDFDGNYSIIASEGQRLKFSYIGQKTVEKLVGTSAVVSVQLSEDAQALEEVVVVGYGTSTKQAFAGTATTVKAEDIELKNYSNISKALAGEASGVTVISGSGQPGSSATVRIRGFGSVNGNRAPLYVVDGVPLTTQSLDANGDFTDTGSLNAINPSDIKSTTILKDATATAIYGSRGANGVILITTKSGTSNESYIEVDVKTGINTQLLPRYQVITSPEEAIGLMWEAKVNRELLLGNTDAINTVNNTLFTSIIAPGYNMWNVADGAELIDPATGQVRAGVTRRYTPERYEDLAFNSSFRTEANLRMGGGDEKSKYFFSGGYLKDDGYSINSSYKRLNTRLNINSQVKEWLNIGANLGYTYSESVSNGQTDGAENLFEFADKMNPIYPVFLRDDNFQLVADPIFGGNQYDYGSLSGFRDRPNSNGLNPIASALYDFNGSDKNEVIGSFNVKIDITEGLDFESTYGVQYSNNVFKSVGNQFYGGSVSNQGDLFQSTTENITTNFLQLMRYKKDFGQHSFEMLAAHESNKFDQSFATAFKGKAIVPQGQELDNYIVNIQQPTGSTQARTLESYFSQINYDYDNKYYLTGTVRRDGSSRFAKESYFSQINYDYDNKYYLTGTVRRDGSSRFANNKWDTFYSVGGAWVASNEDFLSSSNLIKFLKLKVSYGRTGDEGGVDYYTGVNTFNVTNLGGEFAVAPEVFSNPDLTWETAKMYQVGAELSIGKFLDANIDYYIKDTDNLIFDRRISPSTGVATVTVNDGVLRNNGLEFDFTGHIFNKENFKLDIAINGAVLNNELTTMPIDPETGAPSILNQVGAYGYTDGSSIYDFYMREYAGVDPEDGYPMWNQYYDDVNGSGTFDDGDTAIASLTRYLDGNPDANVNSETTKTYADATEKFIGKSAIPDVSGAFRLNARLHDFTLSTQFAYSLGGWAYDSQYAELIHDNNGGIIAQNRHIDVRNRWQQPGDITDVPLIADRIIGNVNSRQSRFVTSTDFLALNNVVLGYNIPKKVLDNIGMAGLNFYISGDNLYFKGARKGFNPTTSESGSSDRGLYAPISTFTLGVKAKF is encoded by the coding sequence ATGAAATCGAAATTAACATGGATTTTAACGCCCTTGTTGGCGTTAATGATGAGTTTTTCTTTTGCACAAGAGAAAACGATTACGGGTACGGTGACCGATGAGTCGGGATTACCATTGCCTGGTGTTTCTGTTTTGGTGGTAGGTACTACTAAAGGAACGCAAACAGATTTTGACGGTAATTACTCTATAATCGCTAGCGAAGGTCAGCGTTTAAAGTTTAGTTATATTGGACAAAAGACTGTTGAAAAACTTGTAGGAACTTCAGCAGTAGTATCTGTGCAGTTGAGTGAAGATGCTCAAGCATTGGAAGAAGTTGTTGTTGTTGGTTATGGTACTTCAACAAAACAAGCTTTTGCAGGAACTGCAACCACAGTGAAAGCAGAGGATATTGAATTGAAAAATTATTCAAATATTTCAAAAGCTTTAGCAGGTGAAGCTTCTGGTGTTACTGTTATTAGTGGGTCAGGACAGCCTGGTAGTTCTGCGACAGTACGTATACGTGGTTTTGGTTCTGTAAACGGGAACAGAGCACCACTTTATGTTGTAGATGGTGTTCCATTAACCACTCAGTCGCTAGATGCGAACGGAGATTTTACGGACACGGGTAGCTTAAATGCGATTAACCCTTCAGATATTAAGAGTACAACCATATTGAAAGATGCAACTGCAACTGCTATTTATGGTTCTAGAGGTGCAAATGGTGTAATTTTGATTACTACTAAATCAGGTACGTCTAATGAGTCTTATATCGAAGTTGATGTTAAAACAGGTATTAATACGCAATTGTTGCCAAGATATCAAGTGATCACTTCTCCAGAAGAGGCCATTGGTCTTATGTGGGAAGCAAAAGTTAATAGAGAACTTCTTTTAGGAAACACTGATGCTATTAATACAGTAAACAATACTTTGTTTACTTCAATTATTGCTCCTGGTTACAATATGTGGAATGTTGCTGATGGTGCTGAGTTGATAGATCCAGCAACGGGTCAGGTAAGAGCTGGGGTAACAAGAAGATATACACCAGAAAGATATGAAGATCTTGCTTTTAATTCTTCGTTTAGAACAGAAGCCAATTTAAGAATGGGTGGCGGAGATGAAAAATCTAAGTACTTTTTCTCAGGAGGTTATTTAAAAGATGATGGGTATTCTATTAACTCTAGTTATAAAAGATTAAATACACGTCTTAATATTAATTCACAAGTAAAAGAGTGGTTAAATATTGGTGCTAATTTAGGATATACTTATTCTGAAAGTGTTAGTAATGGTCAAACAGATGGTGCTGAAAACCTTTTTGAATTTGCAGATAAGATGAATCCTATCTATCCTGTGTTTTTAAGAGATGATAACTTTCAATTAGTTGCTGATCCAATTTTTGGTGGTAACCAATATGATTATGGTTCTCTTTCTGGGTTCAGAGATAGACCAAACTCTAATGGTTTAAATCCTATAGCTTCAGCTTTATATGATTTTAATGGTAGTGATAAAAACGAAGTAATTGGTAGCTTTAATGTTAAAATAGATATTACTGAAGGTTTAGATTTTGAATCTACTTATGGTGTTCAGTATTCTAACAACGTTTTTAAATCTGTAGGGAACCAATTCTATGGTGGTTCTGTGTCTAACCAAGGAGATTTATTTCAAAGTACGACAGAAAATATTACCACTAACTTTTTACAGTTAATGAGATATAAGAAAGACTTTGGTCAACATTCTTTTGAGATGCTTGCTGCACATGAAAGTAATAAATTTGATCAATCTTTTGCTACGGCTTTTAAAGGAAAAGCAATTGTTCCTCAAGGGCAAGAATTAGATAATTATATCGTTAATATACAACAACCTACGGGTAGTACTCAGGCAAGAACTTTAGAGTCTTATTTTAGTCAAATCAATTATGATTATGATAATAAATATTACTTAACAGGAACAGTTCGTAGAGATGGTTCTTCAAGATTTGCTAAAGAGTCTTATTTTAGTCAAATCAATTATGATTATGATAATAAATATTACTTAACAGGAACAGTTCGTAGAGATGGTTCTTCAAGATTTGCTAATAATAAATGGGATACTTTTTATTCTGTTGGTGGTGCTTGGGTAGCTTCAAATGAAGATTTCTTGTCTAGCAGCAATCTTATTAAATTCTTAAAGCTTAAGGTTTCTTACGGTAGAACTGGAGATGAAGGTGGGGTTGATTATTACACAGGTGTAAACACGTTTAATGTGACTAATCTTGGTGGTGAATTTGCAGTAGCTCCTGAGGTTTTTTCTAATCCTGACTTAACATGGGAAACAGCAAAGATGTACCAGGTAGGTGCAGAGTTGAGTATTGGTAAGTTTCTTGATGCGAACATAGATTATTATATTAAGGATACTGATAATTTAATTTTTGATAGAAGAATTTCTCCATCAACAGGGGTGGCTACTGTTACAGTTAATGATGGTGTTCTTAGAAATAATGGTCTGGAATTTGATTTTACAGGTCATATTTTTAATAAAGAAAATTTCAAATTAGATATTGCTATAAACGGTGCGGTGTTAAATAATGAATTGACTACGATGCCAATAGATCCAGAAACGGGTGCGCCTTCTATATTAAATCAGGTAGGTGCTTATGGGTATACTGACGGTAGTTCTATTTATGATTTTTATATGAGAGAATATGCTGGTGTAGATCCTGAAGATGGGTATCCAATGTGGAATCAGTATTATGATGATGTAAACGGGAGTGGGACTTTTGATGACGGAGATACTGCAATTGCTTCGCTTACGAGATATTTAGATGGGAATCCTGATGCTAATGTAAATAGCGAAACAACCAAGACTTATGCAGATGCTACTGAAAAGTTTATTGGTAAATCAGCTATCCCTGATGTCTCTGGAGCTTTTAGATTAAATGCAAGGTTACATGACTTTACACTTTCTACACAGTTTGCTTACTCGTTGGGTGGTTGGGCTTATGATTCTCAATATGCGGAGTTAATACATGATAACAATGGTGGTATCATCGCACAAAACAGACATATTGATGTAAGAAATAGATGGCAGCAACCTGGTGACATTACAGATGTTCCTTTAATTGCAGATAGAATTATTGGTAATGTTAATAGTAGACAATCACGTTTTGTAACGTCAACAGATTTCTTAGCCTTAAATAATGTAGTCTTGGGTTATAATATTCCTAAGAAGGTTTTAGATAATATAGGTATGGCTGGGCTTAACTTCTACATCTCAGGAGATAATTTATATTTCAAGGGTGCTAGAAAAGGATTCAATCCAACTACAAGTGAAAGCGGAAGTTCAGATAGAGGTCTTTATGCTCCTATCTCTACGTTTACATTAGGAGTTAAAGCTAAATTTTAA
- a CDS encoding ribonuclease HII: MLKNFHVSFNEIGTDEAGRGCLAGPVTAAAVVLPENFTNTLLNDSKKLSEIKRFSLKPIIEEFALSFAVTHIEPLIIDDINILNASILAMQKSVLKLDTTARHIIVDGNRFKPMKNYSYDCIIKGDGKYMSIAAASILAKTYRDEVMNVLHEEFPMYNWKQNKGYPTKEHRAAIRKYGITKYHRKSFRQLPEQLKINI; encoded by the coding sequence ATGCTTAAAAACTTTCATGTCTCTTTTAATGAAATTGGAACAGATGAAGCTGGTCGTGGCTGTCTTGCGGGGCCTGTGACTGCTGCAGCAGTCGTACTTCCTGAAAACTTCACAAACACACTACTCAATGATTCTAAAAAGCTATCTGAGATTAAAAGGTTTTCTTTGAAACCAATTATAGAAGAATTTGCACTATCCTTTGCAGTTACGCATATTGAACCACTTATCATTGATGATATTAACATCTTAAATGCTTCAATTTTAGCCATGCAAAAATCTGTTTTAAAACTAGATACTACTGCTAGGCACATCATCGTTGATGGTAATCGGTTTAAACCTATGAAAAACTACTCTTATGATTGTATTATAAAAGGAGACGGAAAATATATGAGTATCGCAGCAGCATCTATCCTAGCGAAAACCTATAGAGATGAAGTTATGAATGTTCTTCACGAAGAATTCCCTATGTATAATTGGAAACAGAATAAAGGGTACCCAACAAAAGAGCACAGAGCTGCCATTAGAAAATACGGAATTACTAAATACCACAGAAAGAGCTTTAGACAACTCCCTGAACAACTTAAAATTAATATATAA